A genomic stretch from Pseudomonas mendocina includes:
- a CDS encoding RnfABCDGE type electron transport complex subunit D translates to MALPRITSPHAKGKNRTQQVMLQVLLATVPAIIALTWLFGIGTLINLLLASIFALGFEAAILRLRKRPALFFLKDYSVIVTAVLLALALPPYSPWWLTLVATGFAVVFGKQLYGGLGQNPFNPAMLGYVVVLISFPVEMTSWPAPHSVGMSEGLQQILGIAALPDGWAQATALDVLKTNKSLTVDELWTQNPAFGHFGGNAVEIVNLAFLLGGLYLLHKRLFTWHAPVGMLAALAVMSLLFWNGSGSDSNGSPLFHLLTGATMLGAFFIVTDPVSGATSNLGRLIFGIGVGVLVYVIRAWGGYPDGVAFAVLLMNLCAPTIDYYTRPRSYGHSKPTRGFKLGD, encoded by the coding sequence ATGGCCCTGCCCCGCATCACATCGCCCCACGCCAAGGGCAAAAACCGCACACAGCAAGTCATGCTGCAGGTGCTGCTGGCCACTGTGCCGGCAATCATCGCCCTGACCTGGCTGTTCGGCATTGGTACCCTGATCAATCTGCTGCTGGCTAGCATCTTCGCGCTGGGCTTTGAGGCAGCCATCCTGCGCCTGCGCAAACGCCCGGCGCTGTTCTTCCTCAAGGACTACAGCGTCATCGTCACCGCCGTGCTGCTGGCACTAGCACTGCCGCCCTACTCACCTTGGTGGCTGACCTTAGTCGCCACGGGCTTTGCTGTCGTTTTCGGTAAGCAGCTCTACGGTGGCCTGGGTCAAAATCCGTTTAACCCGGCCATGCTCGGCTATGTGGTGGTGCTGATTTCCTTCCCAGTTGAAATGACCAGCTGGCCTGCTCCACACAGCGTCGGCATGTCCGAAGGCCTACAGCAGATTCTCGGCATCGCCGCCTTGCCAGATGGCTGGGCGCAGGCCACTGCACTGGATGTGCTGAAAACCAACAAGAGCCTGACCGTCGATGAGCTGTGGACACAGAACCCTGCATTCGGTCACTTCGGTGGTAACGCCGTAGAAATCGTCAACCTGGCCTTCCTACTAGGCGGCCTGTACCTGCTGCACAAGCGCCTGTTCACCTGGCACGCCCCGGTCGGCATGCTGGCGGCACTGGCCGTCATGAGCCTGCTGTTCTGGAACGGATCTGGATCAGATTCGAACGGCTCGCCGCTGTTTCACCTGTTGACTGGCGCAACCATGCTGGGTGCGTTCTTTATCGTCACTGACCCGGTCAGTGGCGCAACCAGCAATCTCGGCCGCCTGATCTTCGGCATCGGCGTTGGTGTGCTGGTCTATGTAATCCGTGCCTGGGGCGGCTACCCGGACGGCGTAGCGTTTGCCGTGTTGCTGATGAACCTCTGCGCCCCCACCATCGACTACTACACCCGGCCGCGCAGTTACGGCCACAGTAAGCCGACTCGCGGCTTCAAGCTGGGGGATTAA
- the rsxB gene encoding electron transport complex subunit RsxB: MTVVLIAVLALLALCLVAGAILGFAAVRFRVEGNPIAEQINALLPQTQCGQCGYPGCKPYAEAIAGGDKINKCPPGGEATIQALADLLDVEPEPLDAVEGEKPQMVAYIREAECIGCTKCIQACPVDAIVGAAKQMHTVIASECTGCDLCVEPCPVDCIDMLEVPSSVQSWKWDKPLPAGQLIASDREQAA; encoded by the coding sequence ATGACTGTGGTGCTGATCGCCGTTCTCGCGCTACTGGCGCTGTGCCTGGTAGCAGGCGCCATTCTAGGCTTTGCCGCCGTACGTTTCCGCGTTGAAGGCAACCCGATTGCCGAGCAGATCAACGCCCTGCTGCCACAGACTCAGTGCGGCCAATGCGGCTACCCTGGCTGCAAGCCGTACGCCGAAGCGATTGCCGGTGGCGACAAAATCAACAAGTGCCCGCCGGGTGGCGAAGCAACGATTCAGGCCCTGGCCGATCTGCTCGATGTAGAGCCGGAGCCGCTGGATGCCGTGGAAGGCGAAAAACCGCAAATGGTCGCCTATATCCGCGAGGCGGAATGCATCGGCTGCACCAAATGCATTCAAGCCTGCCCGGTGGATGCCATTGTCGGCGCGGCTAAGCAGATGCATACCGTCATTGCCAGCGAATGCACTGGCTGCGACCTGTGTGTCGAGCCGTGCCCGGTGGATTGCATCGACATGCTCGAAGTGCCCTCCAGCGTTCAAAGCTGGAAATGGGATAAACCCCTGCCCGCCGGGCAACTGATCGCCAGCGACCGGGAGCAGGCAGCATGA
- the rsxC gene encoding electron transport complex subunit RsxC: MTAMSTPNTRIWDIPGGIHPEERKELSNRMPIQPAPQAKRLTLPLNQHIGAPAEPVVAVGERVLKGQQIARANGFVSAALHAPTSGTVSFIGPQPYPHASGMLTSAIVIDADGLDEWTELSPCPDYRALEPAELLERIRQAGISGMGGAGFPTAVKLNARPTQKIHTLIINGTECEPYITADDVLMRERAAELLSGVDILAHLIQPEQVLIGIEDNKPEAISAIRAAMGERSYAIKVFPTKYPSGGEKQLIQILTGVEVPSGGLPADIGMLCQNVGTCVAVHDAVIHGKPLISRITTLTGEALERPMNVEVLLGTPVSELLQFAGLNENKLNRLIMGGPMMGFTLTDTRVPVIKTTNCLLASTAEELPPPPPAMPCIRCGECAEACPASLLPQQLHFFAIGQEHEQLKAHNLFDCIECGACAYVCPSSIPLVQYYRVAKAEIRELEQKQLKAEHSKQRFELRQERLRRAEEQKEADRQARAARAAAAKAAQAQTPAAPEAAAAPAKPGLSEEQKKLKIEASMAQVALKKAEKQLAAHDTPELQAQVEALRQAAAAAQKALDAAMASTPAAPAAAPAADDADLKKAKIDAAMLRAQVRKLEKVEEPTAEQQAELQQLRSQLEAAEKLLASLQTQAPATTKAAPAADDAELKKAKIDAAMLKAQLRKLEKVEEPSAEQQAELQQLRSQLETAEKLLASLQKQAPATTKAAPAADDAELKKAKIDAAMLKAQLRKLEKVEEPTPEQQAELQQLRSQLEAAEKRLADLQNQAPAAEKPQPTEGESNLKKAKVELAMRRAELKKAEKAGADEATLAPLQQSLAEAEQALHAAEEASGKPAPELVRTDKKPIDETTRALKTEVAFARADLRKLEREGSSPADALEAARARLNEAERKLQEHTGSL; this comes from the coding sequence ATGACCGCCATGAGCACGCCCAACACACGAATCTGGGACATTCCCGGCGGCATTCACCCGGAAGAACGCAAAGAGCTGTCCAACCGCATGCCGATCCAGCCTGCGCCACAGGCCAAACGCCTGACGCTGCCACTGAACCAACATATTGGCGCCCCAGCCGAGCCTGTTGTAGCAGTAGGTGAGCGCGTACTTAAAGGCCAGCAGATTGCCCGCGCCAACGGTTTTGTCAGTGCTGCGCTGCACGCACCGACTTCCGGCACCGTATCCTTTATCGGGCCGCAACCCTACCCTCACGCCTCCGGCATGCTCACCAGCGCGATTGTTATCGACGCTGACGGCCTGGATGAATGGACTGAGCTGAGTCCGTGCCCGGACTATCGCGCCCTTGAGCCTGCTGAACTGCTGGAGCGCATTCGCCAGGCTGGCATAAGTGGCATGGGCGGTGCAGGCTTCCCCACAGCGGTAAAGCTCAACGCACGGCCAACCCAAAAGATTCACACCCTGATCATCAACGGTACTGAGTGCGAACCGTACATCACCGCCGATGATGTGCTGATGCGCGAGCGCGCCGCCGAGTTGCTGTCCGGGGTCGATATCCTTGCGCATCTGATCCAGCCCGAACAGGTGCTGATCGGCATTGAGGACAACAAACCCGAAGCTATCAGCGCCATCCGTGCAGCCATGGGCGAGCGCAGCTATGCGATCAAAGTCTTCCCGACCAAATACCCGTCAGGCGGTGAGAAGCAGCTGATCCAGATCCTGACCGGTGTTGAAGTTCCATCCGGAGGCCTGCCCGCCGATATCGGCATGCTTTGTCAGAACGTCGGCACCTGTGTGGCTGTGCATGATGCCGTGATCCACGGTAAACCGCTGATTTCACGCATCACCACCCTGACCGGCGAAGCGCTAGAGCGCCCGATGAACGTTGAGGTATTGCTGGGCACACCGGTGAGCGAACTGCTGCAATTTGCGGGGCTGAATGAAAACAAGCTGAACCGTCTGATCATGGGCGGCCCGATGATGGGCTTTACCCTCACCGACACCCGCGTGCCGGTGATTAAGACCACCAACTGCCTGCTAGCCAGCACCGCTGAGGAACTGCCACCACCACCTCCGGCGATGCCCTGCATCCGCTGTGGTGAATGCGCCGAAGCCTGCCCGGCCAGCCTGCTGCCGCAACAGCTGCACTTTTTCGCCATCGGCCAAGAGCACGAACAGCTTAAGGCCCACAACCTGTTCGACTGCATCGAATGTGGCGCCTGCGCCTATGTCTGCCCGTCCAGCATCCCGCTGGTGCAGTACTACCGCGTGGCCAAGGCAGAAATCCGCGAACTGGAACAGAAACAACTCAAGGCCGAACACTCCAAACAGCGCTTCGAGCTGCGCCAGGAGCGTCTGCGCCGCGCAGAAGAGCAGAAAGAAGCTGATCGCCAGGCCCGTGCCGCCCGCGCTGCTGCTGCCAAAGCTGCCCAAGCGCAAACCCCGGCAGCCCCTGAAGCCGCAGCCGCGCCTGCCAAACCGGGCCTGAGTGAAGAACAGAAGAAACTCAAGATCGAAGCCAGCATGGCTCAGGTCGCCCTGAAAAAGGCCGAGAAGCAATTGGCCGCCCATGACACACCAGAGTTGCAGGCTCAGGTCGAAGCCTTGCGTCAGGCCGCTGCCGCTGCGCAAAAGGCGCTGGATGCGGCAATGGCCAGCACCCCAGCAGCACCGGCTGCCGCCCCAGCAGCGGATGATGCCGACCTGAAAAAGGCCAAAATCGACGCCGCCATGCTGCGCGCCCAAGTGCGTAAGCTGGAGAAAGTCGAGGAACCAACCGCTGAACAGCAGGCCGAACTGCAACAACTGCGCAGCCAGCTGGAGGCTGCAGAAAAGCTGCTCGCCAGCCTGCAAACACAAGCGCCTGCAACGACCAAGGCCGCACCAGCTGCCGATGATGCCGAGCTGAAGAAAGCCAAGATCGACGCTGCCATGCTCAAGGCCCAACTGCGCAAGCTGGAGAAGGTCGAAGAGCCTAGCGCCGAGCAACAAGCTGAGCTGCAACAACTGCGCAGCCAGCTGGAGACTGCAGAGAAGCTGCTCGCCAGCCTACAAAAACAAGCTCCTGCAACGACCAAGGCCGCCCCGGCTGCCGATGATGCCGAGCTCAAGAAAGCCAAGATCGACGCTGCCATGCTCAAGGCCCAACTGCGCAAGCTGGAGAAAGTCGAGGAGCCAACGCCTGAGCAGCAAGCAGAACTGCAACAGCTACGCAGCCAGTTAGAGGCTGCGGAGAAACGGCTGGCCGATTTGCAAAACCAAGCCCCAGCAGCCGAGAAGCCTCAGCCCACAGAAGGCGAAAGCAATCTGAAGAAAGCTAAAGTCGAGCTGGCGATGCGCCGCGCCGAGTTGAAGAAGGCGGAAAAAGCCGGTGCCGATGAAGCCACCCTAGCACCACTACAACAGTCGCTGGCGGAGGCTGAACAAGCCCTGCACGCCGCAGAAGAGGCCTCGGGCAAACCAGCCCCCGAACTGGTGCGTACAGACAAAAAGCCGATCGACGAAACCACCCGTGCGCTAAAGACCGAAGTGGCCTTCGCCCGCGCCGACCTGCGCAAACTTGAACGCGAAGGGAGTAGCCCGGCGGATGCCCTTGAGGCGGCCCGGGCGCGTCTGAACGAAGCCGAACGCAAACTACAGGAGCACACAGGCAGCCTTTAA
- a CDS encoding DUF4349 domain-containing protein, which produces MKPWMVVALLSVLTGCSEQSGTSLGGALQGERNQTGSYLAYEHHVGIELPAEQIAERFAATREACLSTRFGRCSLIAAQQNSNGPYGELTLRIVPEGVEAITSLASEGGKLVNRTTRAEDLAQAVGDNRRQHEQLLRQQETLQQFEKRNDLSVSDLLTLAREQAALDVQLQAIAQEAAQQQRRLDTNLLTLNFSSPYASSPLGRIGEAFSRLTDNLAEGTANLIEFIGYSLPFLIVLFPLALALRKLWRHLSNR; this is translated from the coding sequence ATGAAACCATGGATGGTTGTAGCGCTGCTGAGCGTACTGACAGGCTGTTCCGAACAGTCAGGCACATCGCTCGGCGGCGCCCTTCAGGGTGAACGCAACCAGACCGGCAGCTACCTGGCTTATGAGCACCATGTTGGCATTGAGCTGCCCGCCGAACAGATTGCTGAACGCTTCGCGGCCACCCGCGAAGCCTGCCTGAGCACGCGCTTCGGCCGCTGCAGCCTGATCGCTGCACAGCAAAACAGCAATGGGCCTTATGGTGAGCTAACCCTGCGCATCGTGCCGGAAGGTGTCGAAGCCATTACTTCTCTGGCCAGCGAAGGTGGGAAGCTGGTCAATCGCACTACCCGTGCTGAAGATCTGGCCCAGGCCGTAGGCGACAACCGCCGCCAGCACGAGCAGTTATTGCGCCAGCAAGAAACCCTGCAACAGTTCGAGAAACGTAACGACCTGTCCGTCTCCGACCTGCTGACTCTGGCTCGCGAGCAAGCCGCCCTAGATGTGCAGCTGCAAGCCATTGCTCAAGAGGCCGCCCAACAACAGCGGCGCTTGGACACCAACCTGCTGACCCTGAATTTCAGCAGCCCTTACGCAAGCTCACCACTTGGCCGTATCGGCGAGGCGTTCTCACGCCTGACCGATAATCTGGCCGAAGGTACCGCCAACTTAATCGAGTTTATCGGCTATAGCCTACCCTTCCTCATAGTGCTGTTCCCCCTGGCACTCGCACTGCGCAAGCTGTGGAGACACCTCAGCAACCGCTGA
- the rsxG gene encoding electron transport complex subunit RsxG, which yields MALPEISRSMLKNSLVLGAFAVLTVGIVAITQVGTTERIETAQREAKVQALAQILPAGSFDNHLLDSVREVNDPLLGNKTATPAYLATLKGEPAAVILQANAPDGYSGSISLLIGIFADGRLAGVRVINHKETPGLGDKIELAKDQWINSFVGKSLHNPDETGWAVKKDGGEFDQFAGATITPRAVVKAVHKALQYFDANRETLLKPLEPNNG from the coding sequence ATGGCCCTGCCTGAAATCAGCCGTTCGATGCTGAAAAACAGCCTGGTGCTCGGTGCCTTTGCCGTCCTCACGGTCGGTATCGTCGCCATCACCCAAGTCGGCACCACCGAGCGCATTGAGACCGCTCAACGGGAGGCCAAGGTTCAAGCGCTGGCGCAAATTCTGCCTGCTGGTTCTTTCGACAATCACCTGCTCGACTCGGTGCGTGAGGTGAATGATCCGCTGTTGGGCAACAAAACAGCGACTCCGGCTTACCTCGCCACCCTCAAAGGCGAACCCGCCGCCGTCATCCTGCAAGCCAATGCGCCGGACGGCTACAGCGGCAGCATCAGCCTGCTAATCGGGATTTTTGCCGATGGTCGCTTAGCGGGCGTTCGCGTAATCAACCATAAGGAAACACCGGGCCTCGGGGACAAAATCGAACTGGCTAAAGATCAATGGATCAACAGTTTTGTCGGTAAGTCTCTGCACAACCCAGACGAAACCGGCTGGGCGGTGAAGAAAGACGGTGGCGAATTCGACCAGTTTGCCGGGGCGACCATCACGCCTCGCGCCGTGGTCAAAGCTGTACATAAAGCCCTGCAGTACTTCGACGCTAACCGCGAAACCCTGCTCAAGCCGCTGGAGCCGAACAATGGCTAG
- the rsxA gene encoding electron transport complex subunit RsxA: MTELALIMVSAILVNNFVLVQFLGLCPFMGVSKKIETAIGLSLATTFVLTLAAMCSYLVQKYILQPLDIEYLRTISFILVIAVVVQFTEMVVNKTSPLLYRVLGIFLPLITTNCIVLGVALLNANKAEFTFVTATANGFAAGLGFSLVLVLFAAMRERIAIADVPKPFQGAAIGMITAGLMSLAFMGFTGLIKL, encoded by the coding sequence ATGACCGAACTCGCCTTAATCATGGTCAGCGCCATCCTGGTCAACAACTTTGTGTTGGTCCAGTTCCTTGGCCTGTGCCCGTTCATGGGTGTTTCGAAGAAAATCGAAACCGCCATCGGCCTCTCTCTGGCCACCACCTTCGTCCTGACGCTGGCCGCTATGTGCAGCTATCTGGTGCAGAAGTACATTCTGCAGCCACTGGACATCGAATACCTGCGCACCATCAGCTTTATTCTGGTGATTGCCGTGGTGGTGCAGTTCACCGAAATGGTGGTGAACAAGACCAGCCCCCTGCTCTACCGCGTGCTCGGCATCTTCCTGCCGCTGATCACCACCAACTGCATTGTGCTTGGCGTAGCCCTGCTGAACGCCAACAAGGCTGAGTTCACTTTTGTCACCGCCACTGCAAACGGCTTCGCTGCGGGCCTTGGTTTCTCGTTGGTTTTGGTGCTGTTTGCCGCCATGCGTGAGCGCATCGCCATTGCTGACGTGCCCAAACCGTTCCAAGGCGCGGCCATCGGCATGATCACCGCAGGCCTGATGTCACTGGCGTTTATGGGCTTTACCGGATTGATCAAGCTATGA